A single window of Methanothermobacter marburgensis str. Marburg DNA harbors:
- the galE gene encoding UDP-glucose 4-epimerase GalE, whose product MILIVGGAGYIGSHVNKFLSERGYETLILDNLTKGHREHVKWGELIEGDLGDRRLLNRILTEYDVEAVMHFAAFTDVGESVQKPGDYYRNNVVNTMNLLDSMLKNGVGRFVFSSTCAVYGNPSEIPITEEHPLNPISPYGRSKLMVEEILRDYSDAYDLSYVSLRYFNAAGADPEVEIGELHEPETHLIPIVLDAAMGLRDSVRIFGTDYPTPDGTCIRDYIHVMDLADAHWRALEYLEGERSGVFNLGNGNGFSVMEVIETCREVTGASIRVVEDQRRPGDPPELVGSSERAREILRWSPVFTELEEIIKTAWNWHRTAKND is encoded by the coding sequence ATGATACTCATCGTTGGCGGAGCAGGTTATATCGGTTCACATGTCAACAAGTTCCTCTCAGAGAGGGGGTATGAAACCCTCATCCTGGATAACCTCACAAAGGGGCACAGGGAACATGTAAAATGGGGTGAACTCATTGAGGGTGACCTTGGTGACAGGAGACTTCTTAACAGGATCCTCACAGAATACGATGTTGAGGCAGTTATGCACTTCGCGGCTTTCACAGATGTCGGGGAATCAGTGCAGAAACCAGGGGACTACTACAGGAACAACGTGGTGAACACCATGAACCTCCTTGATTCCATGCTGAAGAATGGGGTCGGGAGGTTCGTATTCTCCTCAACATGTGCCGTCTACGGCAACCCATCAGAAATTCCAATAACCGAGGAACACCCACTCAACCCCATAAGCCCGTACGGGAGGTCCAAACTCATGGTTGAGGAGATACTGAGGGACTACAGTGATGCATATGACCTCAGCTATGTGTCACTCCGCTACTTCAACGCAGCGGGGGCTGACCCTGAAGTAGAGATCGGGGAACTTCACGAGCCAGAAACCCACCTCATACCCATAGTACTGGACGCTGCAATGGGCCTGAGGGACTCTGTGAGGATCTTCGGTACAGACTACCCCACTCCTGATGGGACATGCATAAGGGACTACATACACGTTATGGACCTTGCAGACGCCCACTGGAGGGCCCTTGAATACCTTGAGGGTGAAAGAAGTGGGGTGTTCAACCTGGGAAACGGGAACGGATTCTCTGTGATGGAGGTCATAGAAACCTGCAGAGAGGTTACAGGGGCCAGTATAAGGGTCGTGGAGGATCAAAGAAGGCCAGGAGACCCACCTGAACTTGTTGGAAGTTCAGAAAGGGCACGTGAAATCCTCAGGTGGAGCCCTGTTTTCACTGAACTGGAGGAGATCATTAAAACCGCATGGAACTGGCATAGAACCGCAAAAAATGATTGA